A single window of Sphingobacterium sp. ML3W DNA harbors:
- a CDS encoding lysylphosphatidylglycerol synthase transmembrane domain-containing protein yields MNKKLIWKIAKNLLKVVVTITALYWVFSQVSIQDLKEAVINSNPLFLLLAFLAYAISILISSSRLLSFLTAIGLHVSERYNFKLYQLGLFYNLFLPGGVGGDGYKIYFLRKKHSIKGRKLLGALFFDRLSGLWALCLIIAALVIFMPQLGIPNYLTIIGFIVGTILYYILVGKFFKDFKSNFVKTHLKAIGVQSMQVISAIMILYALGFEGKFSPYLFLFLASSLVAIIPFSVGGLGMRELVYVWGANFFHLDSHLAVLISLLFYIISAIMAFTGSYYIFHPSVLGTDKLPSVKELEESQTED; encoded by the coding sequence ATGAATAAAAAACTAATTTGGAAAATAGCTAAAAACCTATTGAAGGTTGTTGTCACTATCACAGCTCTCTATTGGGTATTTAGCCAGGTTTCAATTCAAGATTTGAAAGAAGCTGTGATTAATTCAAATCCGCTATTTTTACTCCTTGCATTCCTAGCCTATGCGATCTCAATCCTGATATCCTCGTCTCGCTTACTCAGTTTCCTGACAGCAATAGGACTTCATGTTTCTGAACGATACAACTTCAAGCTTTATCAACTGGGATTATTTTATAACCTGTTCTTGCCAGGAGGTGTAGGTGGCGATGGTTATAAAATTTATTTTCTTCGAAAAAAACATAGTATTAAGGGCCGAAAACTTTTAGGTGCATTATTTTTTGATCGACTAAGTGGACTATGGGCGCTTTGCCTAATTATAGCTGCATTGGTGATTTTTATGCCTCAGCTTGGAATACCTAATTATTTAACCATCATTGGCTTTATTGTTGGTACTATTCTATATTATATCTTAGTTGGAAAGTTCTTTAAAGATTTTAAATCAAATTTTGTTAAGACACATTTGAAGGCGATAGGAGTACAATCCATGCAGGTTATTTCTGCTATCATGATTTTATATGCATTAGGTTTTGAAGGTAAATTTTCGCCTTATCTGTTCCTTTTCCTAGCATCTTCATTAGTGGCCATCATCCCCTTTTCGGTCGGTGGATTGGGTATGCGCGAATTGGTATACGTTTGGGGGGCTAATTTCTTTCACCTAGATTCGCATTTAGCTGTTTTAATCAGCCTACTATTTTATATTATATCTGCCATTATGGCCTTTACAGGTTCGTACTATATTTTTCATCCTTCCGTCTTAGGTACCGATAAATTACCCTCTGTTAAAGAGCTGGAAGAATCACAAACTGAAGATTAA
- a CDS encoding lipocalin family protein, with translation MNRVLLSITTLMLSLVLFSACSMQPKGTSSSSSSTAMTTGPSASDWKGAVKGTWVLDQIDRENLPASYTIKSVFEEAPAECFVGSTWILPGNGKGNISFSADGKLCAPGASRDIIWSIYNPGKNNGEPQFQFKKIYAGDKAKNVITGYRLDLSYSDANKLVMRMPVTITNGEAYLVFTFSRVN, from the coding sequence ATGAATCGAGTTCTTTTATCTATCACAACTCTCATGTTGAGTTTGGTTCTTTTTTCGGCTTGTAGTATGCAACCAAAAGGAACATCATCCAGTTCTTCATCAACTGCGATGACTACTGGCCCTAGCGCATCTGACTGGAAAGGCGCTGTAAAAGGAACTTGGGTACTAGATCAAATTGATCGTGAAAACTTACCGGCATCTTATACCATTAAAAGTGTATTTGAAGAAGCTCCAGCAGAGTGTTTTGTAGGCAGTACCTGGATTCTACCAGGTAATGGTAAAGGAAATATATCTTTTTCAGCTGATGGAAAGCTATGTGCTCCTGGTGCATCTAGAGATATCATATGGTCTATCTATAACCCGGGAAAAAATAATGGCGAGCCACAATTTCAATTCAAAAAAATCTATGCTGGGGATAAGGCAAAAAATGTTATCACTGGTTATCGTTTAGACCTCTCATATAGTGATGCAAATAAATTGGTTATGCGTATGCCAGTAACCATTACTAATGGAGAAGCATATTTAGTATTTACTTTTTCTAGAGTGAATTAG